aaagaaaagaaaaagaatagaaaatcgGCTCTAGCCATCTGTGCAACCCTCCTATAAGTTCCTGCGCCTTAAACAGGGCTTTGCACAGCCCTTGAATCTTCTCGGGATGTCTTTCCCTCCCCTGACCTGGGCCAGAGAGTCCCTTTCACCCCTGCGCTAACAGGTTTCTGTCCAGGCAGTGCACCCAGCAACCGCCTAAACCCCCACCCGGTTTAGCCACCAACTTTCTCCAATTTTATTCCTCAGACTGCGCTGCAAAAGAGAGGTGGGGGACGGGGTGAGGGCCCGTGATGGCCTAGAGGAGGGCTCCCCAGGAGATGGTGGAAGAACTTTAGTGAAGGCGAGAATTGGAGAGCACCCCTTTTGCAGCAGCATTCTCTCAGCCCCTTCTCTTTACCCCGAGGAGAGACTTGGGGGAAACAGGACCTCTCTGCCCCTAGCACTGCCTCCAAAATGCTCCCCAGGCCAAGACATACGAGCACTAACAAAGGGGACGCGACCCGGGGTCCAGTGCCCCAGGGAGGCAGCCGGACCCGAGTTCGGTCTTTACCTGAATCGCTCAGGGTGTCCTCTCCGGAGGTACTGAGGGCCTTGTGGTCGCCGCCGCTGGTCTGGCGGCCGCCTGGGCGCGGAGGGGCGACCCCCGGGGCCCCGGCTGGGGAGGCAATACCCGCCCCCGAGGCGACCGCAGGGCCCGCCGCCGGGGCACTGGCCGGGGCTGTGGGCACGGGCGCTGGCTCGCGCTTGTTCACGGGAAAGGGGAAGACCACGGCGGGATCCACGCACTCGGCGGCCGGGTGGGCGAGCTCGGCGGGCAGGGCGGCCCCGGCGCGGCCGGCTCCCGCAGCCCCGCCGTGCCCGCGACCCGCAGGGCTGGCGGCGCCGGCTCCCGGGGACTGGGCGGTGGAACCGGCGGTTGGCGGCCCGCGGCCGTGCTGCAGCTTCTCGCTCACGGCGCGCTCCAGCTTCTCGCGGGCGGAGAAGCCGCTCCACATGCAGTCCTGGAGGATGACCGGGTTGGGGGTGAGGCCACCCAGTCCCCCCAGGCCGAACGCGTCCTCCTCGGCCGGGCTGCCCCACAGCTCGTTCTCAAGCAGCATCTCCGTGACCCAGCTCGGGGGCTCGGAGCTGTGCTCCGCGAAGCCACGGCTGGGCGACAGCGGGGGCGTGGGCAGCAGCTCAAACTTCTTCCAGATGTCCTCCCCCGGGGGGGTCGAGTCGGGGCCGCCGAAGTAGAAGTCATCTTCGTCCGGGTAGAAGCAGGGCTGTAGCGAGTCAAACTCGAGGTCTGGGTTCTTGCAGATCATGCCCGGCATGGTGGACGTGGAGCAGCTCGGCATCGGCTCGCCTCCCGGCCGGCGACTGAGGGCTTCTTTCCGCCCCGCTCGTTTTAATACCGGGGGTGCTTCCTTCCCGTGGGGGGCGCGGAAGGCGGGGGCCGGCGCCGACCTCCAACACTGCAACCGACAGACACACCGGAGAGGGTGGGCAAACGGGGCAGACCGAGGGGATAGGCAATGGGCGCCCCCTCTAACCAGGTTCCCCAATCTTCCCTCCAAGCCCCCCACTCTGCCCACTGCTCCCGAAGGTGGAGGAAGTTGTGCctctcgctccctccctccctccctccttttgtgTACAAGCTGTCTACGacagggggtgggagggggcatgCAGATGCAGGGGGTGGTGGCGAGGCTCCGCAACTTTGGAAACTGCCATTTCATTCACACAAGGCACTGCCTGGGGGAGGGGGCTGTTCCTGGCTGCAGAATTCTAGCTCTCACGAGCACGCAGACAACCGCACTCGCAGCGGTGTGGGGCCGGCTGCTCAGGGGAAGCCCCAGGCTCTCCGACCCAGCTACCGGGAATGGTATTTGGAGTACCTTCTACCCCCTTTGTAAAAATGCAACCTCAGGAGTGCAAATGATAGCAGGGGATTTAGAAAActttgcaaataaaaaaaaaaagcctttctctAGACAGAGACCAACAACAGACACCCATATCCACAAATCCTTCCCCTCCCCAAATTTGAGCAAACGCCCCTCGGCATTCACCCGCTGCAGGGATACTCCTGCCAATAGCTTAATTGGAAGCTCTCTAAGCCCACCCCTGCTCTTCCAAACCCACGACAACGTCCTcttccagggagggagaggctgaGCCCCTGTTCCCGGGAATGGCAGGGGCGCCCGCGCGAGGAGGGTCGCCGGGACAGCCGCCTCTCCTCCAAGCTGGAGCAGCCGTGACCCAGATTACGACCGCGGCGGCCTCGCCCTGCCTAATCcccccctcttcttcctccagggGCACCCTTTGGAGAAGAACCCCAGCCTGGGGTGGGGACGCACCGGCTCTCCGACAGCTCAAACACAGACAGATCTTCTAGAGCCGAGGGAATTTCTTTTCGCAGAAGCCATTACTCCCCCCGGTAAGGGCTGCAAAAGGATTAGGGCGGGTCTCCTCTAGCCAGGATGCCTTCGGGGCTGGAACTGGCTTTTCTGGGAAAACCCAGAGATGGTTTTGTTTCGGAAGCAGAAACAGTCCCCCGGGCATATTAGGGCGCCCGGTGCGCACGTCGCAATCCCGTCCAGGGCTTGCCTTGCCCCGGCGCTCGTCGCTTCCCTGGGCGCCGGGCGGTTTGCAAGCCCTGCTCCTTACCTCCCGCCGACTGCAGGGGATCCGGAGGCGATTCTGCGCGGGTGTCTCCGGGTGGGCCGGGGGGGCGGGGGTGTCCTCGGATGGCTACAGTCTGTGCGCGCTTGCGCCTGGCTAGCGCTTGCTCGGCTCCAACACAGTTCCCAGGAGCCCCCCGCATCCACCCAGCGCGTCCAGACAGATGACTGTCACTGCCTGCGCTTTGAAGCTCGGGGGATATTATTAACTGAAAAATCTGACACACCCGGGGGGCGGGGAGAGAAGGGGGCTGTGGCGCAGAcaagggggagggagaaaggagaggaaagcgGCTTTACCCCGCCCTCCTGATTTCCATAAAAATCAGGGGAGGCGCCAAGGCTTTCGCGCCAAAAGCCACTTGCTTTTCTTTGCAGAGAGAAGGCTGCAAAGCTGGGAAGCCCAGGGTGTGCTCCTCCCGCCCTTTTGGACCCCCGGGCTTGCACCGGCTGCACTCTGAGAACCAGCTGCGCGCGGAGCGGTGCAATGCAGCACCCACCCTGCGAGCCTGGCAATTGCttgtcattaaaagaaaaaaaaattacggAGGGCTCCGggggtgtgtgttggggaggggaGACCGATGCTTCTAACCCAGCCCCCGCTTTGACTGCGTGTTGTGCAGCTGAGCGCGAGGCCAACGTTGAGCAAGGCCTTGCAAGGAGGTTGCTCCTGTGTAATTCCGAAAGAAGGCTAGTCCGAAGGTGCAAAATAGCAGAGAGAGGACGCGCCCCCTTAGGAACAAGACCTCTGGATGTTTCCAGTTTCAAATTGAAAGAAGAGGGGCGCCCCCcttgtttgaaaataaataaataaataagtgcgaGCTACGAGGGTGGCGCCGCGGTGGTTTCTTCGGCCGAAGGCGACACCTCGCGGAGACTGAGCAGAAAGCGGAGCTGCCCGGCCTTGGCGCGGACCTGGAGTGCGGCCACTCCGCAAGTCTCCCGCCGCCCCCGCGGGACTGTCCACGCGTCCTCACCACTGCGGAGGAGGAGGCAGCCTGGCTCTGCTTCCTAGGGGGAATGGGCGTACGTTCCCTGCAGCCGTCCCCAGGGCTCCCAAGTTAACCTTTTCAAAGCCACCATTCTCCCCAATTATGGGCAGGCGAATCTGATTTACCGAGATGGAAGTGCTGTCCACACCTCCTGAGACCCAACCTCGGCTCAAACAGCTTGATTCCAAACTgttgaagggaaaaaggaaagctGCTGTCACTACTTCgtttctttgtgcctcagtttcctcaattgtGAAATGCAGTTCGTAGTGCCTCCTACCTGAGAGTTATGAAAGCTCTTATAAGTCCCCAGCCCATAATAGTTGTGTCAGCTATTATTATGATGATGACCACGACATGCTATTCTTCCGGGGAAAATAACACCCCTCTGTCCAGCAGCAGCATTGGCCCCCTCCCTTCCCGCCACCATCAAATCCTGGCTTTACTTCACTCTGGTCCAGCTTTTCTTACAGGTGTATTTGTTTGCAGGGGGTCAGACATTATTGCCCCTGCCCTCCAAACTCTCCAAAAACAACCCTGATCTCCTGGACAGCCCCCTTCACAACCAAATACACAGTGAGGTGGGATTTTGCCTTGAAAAACATTCCTTAGGCTTGTTTGGAGAGAGGGGAACCTGGCCCTGGGATTGGGGTGGGAAGGCTTCCCCGCCTCTCCCTACTTTTTTCTCCAAACTGGAAATGCCATTCTCCATCGCCCCCACCTCTTCACCTCACCATTGGATCTAGTTAAGGAGGAGGATGCTGAGGGTCAGGGGGCAACCCATAAAATGCTCACAGATTAGCATTTGTGAAGGCCTTTCCAGCCCTGACCCTGGACGCCTACAGAGCTCTAGGGAGAAAGATTCCCAGAGTTCTAGGAAGAGGCCCATGAATGCGGATGAGCAGCCCTTCCAAGCacctttattattgttatttcccTCACAAATGTAAAAGCCTTCATCTTTGCAAAAGCCTTTTACAGCCCCACTTCTGCTTTTCCCTAGCCCCCTAATCGCCACCAAGCCCTCCTGCTGAATTCTCGCCTAGCCTCCTGTCCTTTCCTGTCCAGCACTCACCTCCATTTGTAATGATCCATGCCTGGGAGTATTTGTTTAGTGCTCACTTCCGTGACACTGTGGAAGACAGGCTCAGTCTCCCTCACTAACCTGTGACCTGGGTCAGTTTTGCTCCAGAGGGGATCCTTACGGCACAGCAGCGTACCTGTATATAGTAAGTACTCATGGTATTGCTCAAGACCAAGATCACTGAATGAGTCCTTCTAAGGTGGCCAGATCTTCTGTGGCAGGCCTGTGAAAATAGGCCAGGATGGGTTCAGTTGCTCCGATTCAAAGTCCTACCTTTGTCCTTTCTCATCAGATGAATGACCATCACTAGGTCATTCACCCTTTGTCGAGGGACAAGGTGTAGCAGAAAAGGGGGACAGAGGGACAGGAGACCTGGTTACTCTACATGCCTTTGAGCAAATCATTTATACTTCCTGGACCTCAATCTCTAATCTCCTGCTTTTAATGCAAGCCAGTAATTACTGACAAGTCTGAATCTGAAGGTTAACAgaatgataaaattcaacaaatatttattggtaaCCTTCATTTGTAAGTAGAAAGATAAAAGACTTTGTACATGGAGAAAACATGCTAATGCTGATTCTTAGTCTGCTTATAGAGAAGCCTGAAAATCCCtcttaaaaatgttgaaatactTCAACTATgtgaacacacacaaaacaaatcttCATATGGTTTCAAAGCCAAGGTTTTGTTCAGTACTGccgtggtttgaatgtgtcccccaaaaaaaAACATGTTGGAAGTTTAacccccagtgcaacagtgttggaGGGGAGGTCCCCAAATGCCAGTGGGATCTAGACCCCAGCCAGTGTCCAGGCTCTTGACACCATCAAGAGAATGAATTCAAAGACCAGTTGGAAAATAGTGAAAGTACGATTTATTGCAAAGGGAAAAGTACACACTTAAGAAAAGGGAATATGGGTGTACTCGAGAGACTCACACGAAAGGGGGTTTGGGGCTGCTACCTTTACGGGTTTCTTTAACCAAGAGGTGGAATATTCATGATCATTCCTAGAAAAAGGAGGAGATTTCTCAGAACTGTGACACCACCTatttttacaccaaatatgggtgttCTCCGAAGTGTCATGATGCTAGTGGGGTGTGTGATTTAGTATGTTAATGAGCGTATAATGAGGTCCTAGGAGAAACCTAGGTCAAATCCAGTGCCATGCTGGGTTCAGTGGGTCTTAGCCAGCTTGGTCTACACTCTGTTTTTCACGGTCTTAGCCCATGGCCTCTGCAGCCATTTCAACAGTTTCCTTTTGCTAGTCATGTGAAATTGCTGCCCAAAATCTTCTATTATTCTGCAGCCACCTTGTATTATTCCTGTCTCAGGACCTAATgtgaggtgtttaggtcatgagggctccactcttgtgaatggattaatgctaattataaaagggcttgaggctgggagtttgatctcttgctctctcttcctttttcctgccAGGGGATGGTACACCATGAAGGCCCTCAGCAattgctggcaccttgatattggacttctcagcctccagaaacatgagaaatacatttcttttctttataaattacccagtctgtgctattaggttatagcaacacaaaatgaactgAGACAAGTACCCATCTATTACTGTGTCTGAGCCCCTGGGTGGGTTTGGAACAGAGGTAAGTTAAGGTGCAGCCGCAAGGAGCTCACTGTGGACCAGGGAAGGAGACCCACATCTGAAATGGATGCCTCAATCTAATCACCAACTGCTAGGATAGAGTTATACACAGCATTTGGTTTATAATTAAGGTGATTTTAGAGAGAGGAGAATATTTTAGTTTACAAATCTCCTCTTtactaagacacacacacacaaagaaacaacacacacatacacacgttgAGAAGGGCCCAAATCATGACTGGCTAGGAGAGCAACAGCCTCTAGATGGTTTTTCCAGATTGTGAATTAAAGATCTGCtgggttggccaggcatggtggctcacgcctgtaatcctggcacttcaAGAGTCTGAggagggcagatggcttgagcccaggattttgagaccggcctgggcaacatggtgaaaccctgtctctacaaaaaatataaaaattagctgggcgtggtgggtgcgtgcctgtggtcccagctacttgggaggctgaggcaggaagatcacctgagcccagggagatcaaggctgcagtgtgccatcatcacaccactgcactccagcctggatgacagagtgagaccttgtctcaaaagaaaaaaaaaaagatctactgAGTCTGTCTTCAGGGACAAGAGCACAGTTTCTCCTAGGATCTTCACACCTCCCTcaaaatgtgtacatttttactgattaaataatttaaaaatccttgGGATCGATTGACTTCATTTGGAAAACAGTAAAGCTAGCTCTCTGCCTAacccaaatgcaaaaaaaaaaaaaaaaaaaaaaaaaagggcaggggaggggtgggggtgctggATGTAAGAATTTTACTATGATAAAAAGATGACAACAGTAATAGAAAATACTTGCCATATATATGAGTCAAAGATTAGATCCCAGGTATACAAAGAGCTCCCACaaattgaatagaaaaaaatgggcaGACAGAAATATGACTCTAGGATATGAGCAGGTAATTTACTga
This genomic window from Pan troglodytes isolate AG18354 chromosome 12, NHGRI_mPanTro3-v2.0_pri, whole genome shotgun sequence contains:
- the MYCNOS gene encoding N-cym protein, whose translation is MQHPPCEPGNCLSLKEKKITEGSGGVCWGGETDASNPAPALTACCAAEREANVEQGLARRLLLCNSERRLVRRCKIAERGRAPLGTRPLDVSSFKLKEEGRPPCLKINK
- the MYCN gene encoding N-myc proto-oncogene protein isoform X1, with protein sequence MKWQFPKLRSLATTPCICMPPPTPCRRQLVHKRREGGREREAQLPPPSGAVGRVGGLEGRLGNLVRGGAHCLSPRSAPFAHPLRCVCRLQCWRSAPAPAFRAPHGKEAPPVLKRAGRKEALSRRPGGEPMPSCSTSTMPGMICKNPDLEFDSLQPCFYPDEDDFYFGGPDSTPPGEDIWKKFELLPTPPLSPSRGFAEHSSEPPSWVTEMLLENELWGSPAEEDAFGLGGLGGLTPNPVILQDCMWSGFSAREKLERAVSEKLQHGRGPPTAGSTAQSPGAGAASPAGRGHGGAAGAGRAGAALPAELAHPAAECVDPAVVFPFPVNKREPAPVPTAPASAPAAGPAVASGAGIASPAGAPGVAPPRPGGRQTSGGDHKALSTSGEDTLSDSDDEDDEEEDEEEEIDVVTVEKRRSSSNTKAVTTFTITVRPKNAALGPGRAQSSELILKRCLPIHQQHNYAAPSPYVESEDAPPQKKIKSEASPRPLKSVIPPKAKSLSPRNSDSEDSERRRNHNILERQRRNDLRSSFLTLRDHVPELVKNEKAAKVVILKKATEYVHSLQAEEHQLLLEKEKLQARQQQLLKKIEHARTC
- the MYCN gene encoding N-myc proto-oncogene protein isoform X2; translated protein: MPSCSTSTMPGMICKNPDLEFDSLQPCFYPDEDDFYFGGPDSTPPGEDIWKKFELLPTPPLSPSRGFAEHSSEPPSWVTEMLLENELWGSPAEEDAFGLGGLGGLTPNPVILQDCMWSGFSAREKLERAVSEKLQHGRGPPTAGSTAQSPGAGAASPAGRGHGGAAGAGRAGAALPAELAHPAAECVDPAVVFPFPVNKREPAPVPTAPASAPAAGPAVASGAGIASPAGAPGVAPPRPGGRQTSGGDHKALSTSGEDTLSDSDDEDDEEEDEEEEIDVVTVEKRRSSSNTKAVTTFTITVRPKNAALGPGRAQSSELILKRCLPIHQQHNYAAPSPYVESEDAPPQKKIKSEASPRPLKSVIPPKAKSLSPRNSDSEDSERRRNHNILERQRRNDLRSSFLTLRDHVPELVKNEKAAKVVILKKATEYVHSLQAEEHQLLLEKEKLQARQQQLLKKIEHARTC